The sequence ATGATCGGTAAAACCGTGGTAAGTATGGGACGGCTCGCAGTCGCTGTCACGGCACTGTGTGTTATAACGGCGTTGTTTATCTTTCTCAAGTACACACGCATGGGAAAATCGATAAGGGCAACCGCCCAGGACAGGGAAGCTGCCTCGCTGATGGGGATCAATGTGAAACTGGTTTCCAGCCTCAGCATGGGAATCGGCACGGCCATGGCCGTCATAGCCGGCGTGCAGATCACCGCCGTGTACTCGCTCTCCCCCTTCGTGGGAATCACAGCTCTCTGCACGTCTATCCTGATTATCACGCTCGGGGGCATGGGGAGCATCATAGGTGCATTTATAGCAGCCTTTATCATCGGGCTTTCGGACAGCTTCGGCGCATCGTTCATAGGAAGGTACCATCACCTGCTCAGTTTCGGCACGGTCATGCTCATACTCCTGTTCAGGCCGCTCGGGTTGATGGGAACGCGCGTGGAAGCTGAAGGAAAAGAGAAATGAGTCTCGGGAAGACTGGAATCGCCCTCAAGTTGCCCTTGGCAATTATCGCGCTCGGAGCTCTCGCTTACATCCTCGGCTTTCTCCCGAACAGGTGGCAGCAGATATGTATACTCTGGGCCATCTGGAGCACAGTGGGCATGAGCTGGCTGATCATGCTCAGAGCAGGTATTTTCAGCGCAGGACAAGCTGTCTTTCTCTGTATCGGCGGTTACACGGCAGCCGTGCTGACGCTGAAGTTCGGCTGTTCCTTCTGGCT comes from Syntrophorhabdales bacterium and encodes:
- a CDS encoding branched-chain amino acid ABC transporter permease, whose product is MLDIFIFWITLSLNYVLLATGLTLTISVMRVVNMAHGNFYMAGAYAFLVFSEKAHMPYGIALLLAILFVGAIGMVVEAKLYRRLGGRIEPSIICMCGVLLALEGLATILFGPDIRGLPPMVAGTAMIGKTVVSMGRLAVAVTALCVITALFIFLKYTRMGKSIRATAQDREAASLMGINVKLVSSLSMGIGTAMAVIAGVQITAVYSLSPFVGITALCTSILIITLGGMGSIIGAFIAAFIIGLSDSFGASFIGRYHHLLSFGTVMLILLFRPLGLMGTRVEAEGKEK